A genomic region of Serinus canaria isolate serCan28SL12 chromosome 1A, serCan2020, whole genome shotgun sequence contains the following coding sequences:
- the PARVG gene encoding gamma-parvin isoform X3, with amino-acid sequence MDPDFLNAFTQPSTLDRFLTEDIIAKGEKRKLIKPTSSNNPKLEELKLFLTEWINRTLKEEHIVVKSLEEDLYDGLVLHHLLAILAKDLLSTLHLLVAIAKHFEPTLALPPNVQVETITIETTSRGLKTSKAVEYITENKENIEAQSKDDAFDELFSCAPDKLDATKKALLQFVDQHVGKLGLKVKNIKSQFSDGVILLLLIGQLEGYFLNLRNFFLTPASTMEMLHNVNLALELLAEGGLLNFSVNSEDIVNGDMKAIMRVLYCLYSKYRTEEE; translated from the exons G GTGAGAAGAGGAAACTCATAAAACCGACCTCAAGCAACAACCCCAAACTGGAAGAATTGAAGCTG TTCTTGACCGAGTGGATCAACAGAACTCTGAAAGAGGAACACATAGTAGTTAAAAGTCTGGAGGAAGATCTGTATGATGGGCTGGTACTTCATCATCTCCTGG CTATCTTGGCAAAGGACTTACTGAGCACACTGCATCTTCTGGTTGCAATAGCAAAGCACTTTGAACCCACCCTGGCTCTGCCTCCAAATGTTCAAGTGGAGACAATCACCATCGAG ACCACTTCCAGAGGATTAAAGACATCCAAAGCGGTGGAATATATCACAGAAAACAA AGAGAATATAGAAGCGCAGTCAA AAGATGATGCCTTTGATGAATTATTTAGCTGTGCTCCAGATAAACTGGATGCTACAAAAaag gcaCTTTTGCAATTTGTTGACCAGCATGTTGGAAAATTAGgattaaaagtgaaaaacatcAAATCTCAG TTTTCAGATGGGGTTATCTTACTTCTCCTAATTGGACAACTAGAGGGTTACTTTCTGAAtttaaggaatttcttcctgactCCAGCCAGCACCATGGAAATG CTCCACAATGTTAACCTGGCACTGGAATTGCTAGCAGAGGGAGGccttctgaatttttctgtgaaCTCTGAAG ataTTGTGAATGGAGATATGAAGGCTATAATGCGAGTTTTGTATTGCTTATATTCCAAATACAGAACCgaagaagaatga
- the PARVG gene encoding gamma-parvin isoform X1, whose product MDPDFLNAFTQPSTLDRFLTEDIIAKGEKRKLIKPTSSNNPKLEELKLFLTEWINRTLKEEHIVVKSLEEDLYDGLVLHHLLENLGSLKLDVEKIALTEKKQRKKLSVILDVLAKCLQLEESQLKWSVESILAKDLLSTLHLLVAIAKHFEPTLALPPNVQVETITIETTSRGLKTSKAVEYITENKENIEAQSKDDAFDELFSCAPDKLDATKKALLQFVDQHVGKLGLKVKNIKSQFSDGVILLLLIGQLEGYFLNLRNFFLTPASTMEMLHNVNLALELLAEGGLLNFSVNSEDIVNGDMKAIMRVLYCLYSKYRTEEE is encoded by the exons G GTGAGAAGAGGAAACTCATAAAACCGACCTCAAGCAACAACCCCAAACTGGAAGAATTGAAGCTG TTCTTGACCGAGTGGATCAACAGAACTCTGAAAGAGGAACACATAGTAGTTAAAAGTCTGGAGGAAGATCTGTATGATGGGCTGGTACTTCATCATCTCCTGG AAAACTTAGGATCTCTCAAGCTGGATGTTGAGAAGATTgcattaacagaaaaaaaacagcgAAAGAAACTCTCAGTGATTCTGGATGTTTTGGCCAAGTGTTTGCAACTAGAAGAAAGTCAGCTGAAATGGAGTGTGGAAT CTATCTTGGCAAAGGACTTACTGAGCACACTGCATCTTCTGGTTGCAATAGCAAAGCACTTTGAACCCACCCTGGCTCTGCCTCCAAATGTTCAAGTGGAGACAATCACCATCGAG ACCACTTCCAGAGGATTAAAGACATCCAAAGCGGTGGAATATATCACAGAAAACAA AGAGAATATAGAAGCGCAGTCAA AAGATGATGCCTTTGATGAATTATTTAGCTGTGCTCCAGATAAACTGGATGCTACAAAAaag gcaCTTTTGCAATTTGTTGACCAGCATGTTGGAAAATTAGgattaaaagtgaaaaacatcAAATCTCAG TTTTCAGATGGGGTTATCTTACTTCTCCTAATTGGACAACTAGAGGGTTACTTTCTGAAtttaaggaatttcttcctgactCCAGCCAGCACCATGGAAATG CTCCACAATGTTAACCTGGCACTGGAATTGCTAGCAGAGGGAGGccttctgaatttttctgtgaaCTCTGAAG ataTTGTGAATGGAGATATGAAGGCTATAATGCGAGTTTTGTATTGCTTATATTCCAAATACAGAACCgaagaagaatga